In one Cupriavidus taiwanensis genomic region, the following are encoded:
- the ettA gene encoding energy-dependent translational throttle protein EttA: MAQYVFTMNRVGKIVPPKRHILKDISLSFFPGAKIGVLGLNGSGKSTLLKIMAGLDKEIEGEATPMPNLNIGYLPQEPQLNPEQTVRESVEEALGGVFEARKKLDEIYAAYAEPDADFDALAADQAKYEAILAASDGNNVELQLEIAADALRLPPWDAKIEHLSGGEKRRVALCRLLLSRPDMLLLDEPTNHLDAESVDWLEQFLTRFPGTVVAVTHDRYFLDNAAEWILELDRGQGIPWKGNYSSWLDQKEARLKQEEASESARQKALHKELEWVRQNPKGRQAKSKARLARFDELNSQDYQKRNETQEIFIPVGERLGNEVIEFDNVSKGFGDRMLIENLSFKVPPGAIVGIIGPNGAGKSTFFKMLTGKEQPDSGEIKIGPTVKMAFVDQSRDALDGTKTVFEEISGGADVLTVGRYETPSRAYIGRFNFKGGDQQKQVGTLSGGERGRLHMAKTLIAGGNVLLLDEPSNDLDVETLRALEDALLEFAGCVMVISHDRWFLDRIATHILAFEGDSHVEFFPGNYQEYEADKKRRLGEEGAKPKRIRYKPIVR; this comes from the coding sequence ATGGCACAGTACGTTTTCACCATGAACCGCGTGGGCAAGATCGTTCCGCCCAAGCGTCACATCCTGAAGGACATCTCGCTGTCGTTCTTCCCGGGCGCCAAGATCGGCGTGCTCGGCCTGAACGGCTCGGGCAAGTCCACGCTGCTCAAGATCATGGCCGGCCTCGACAAGGAAATCGAGGGCGAGGCCACGCCGATGCCGAACCTGAACATCGGCTACCTGCCGCAGGAGCCGCAGCTCAACCCCGAGCAGACCGTGCGCGAGTCGGTGGAAGAAGCCCTGGGCGGGGTGTTCGAGGCGCGCAAGAAGCTCGATGAAATCTACGCCGCCTACGCCGAGCCGGACGCCGACTTCGACGCGCTCGCCGCCGACCAGGCCAAGTACGAAGCCATCCTCGCCGCCAGCGACGGCAACAACGTCGAACTGCAGCTGGAAATCGCCGCCGACGCGTTGCGCCTGCCGCCGTGGGACGCGAAGATCGAGCACCTCTCCGGCGGTGAAAAGCGCCGCGTGGCGCTGTGCCGGCTGCTGCTGTCGCGGCCCGACATGCTGCTGCTCGACGAACCGACCAACCACCTCGACGCCGAATCGGTCGACTGGCTGGAACAGTTCCTGACGCGCTTCCCCGGCACCGTGGTGGCCGTGACCCACGACCGCTACTTCCTCGACAACGCCGCTGAATGGATCCTGGAACTGGACCGCGGCCAGGGCATCCCCTGGAAGGGCAACTACAGCTCGTGGCTGGACCAGAAGGAAGCGCGCCTGAAGCAGGAAGAGGCCAGCGAATCGGCGCGCCAGAAGGCGCTGCACAAGGAACTGGAGTGGGTGCGGCAGAACCCCAAGGGCCGCCAGGCCAAGTCCAAGGCGCGCCTGGCCCGCTTCGACGAGCTCAACAGCCAGGACTACCAGAAGCGCAACGAAACCCAGGAAATCTTCATCCCCGTGGGCGAGCGCCTGGGCAACGAGGTGATCGAGTTCGACAACGTCAGCAAGGGCTTCGGCGACCGCATGCTGATCGAGAACCTGAGCTTCAAGGTGCCGCCCGGGGCGATCGTCGGCATCATCGGCCCGAACGGCGCCGGCAAGTCGACGTTCTTCAAGATGCTGACGGGCAAGGAGCAGCCGGACAGCGGCGAGATCAAGATCGGGCCGACCGTGAAGATGGCCTTCGTCGACCAGAGCCGCGACGCGCTGGACGGCACCAAGACCGTGTTCGAGGAAATCTCCGGCGGTGCCGATGTGCTGACCGTTGGCCGCTACGAGACGCCGTCGCGCGCCTATATCGGCCGCTTCAACTTCAAGGGCGGCGACCAGCAGAAGCAGGTCGGCACGCTGTCGGGCGGCGAACGCGGCCGCCTGCACATGGCCAAGACGCTGATCGCCGGCGGCAACGTGCTGCTGCTGGACGAACCGTCCAACGACCTCGACGTGGAAACGCTGCGCGCGCTGGAAGATGCGCTGCTGGAGTTCGCCGGCTGCGTGATGGTGATCTCGCACGACCGCTGGTTCCTGGACCGGATCGCCACGCACATCCTGGCCTTCGAAGGCGACTCGCATGTCGAGTTCTTCCCGGGCAACTACCAGGAGTACGAGGCCGACAAGAAGCGCCGGCTGGGCGAGGAAGGGGCCAAGCCGAAGCGGATCCGGTACAAGCCGATCGTGCGGTGA